The sequence below is a genomic window from uncultured Fibrobacter sp..
TAAGCTTGAGGTCGATTGCCGTGTCGAGGGTCGGAAGCTTGATGTTTAAGGTGTCGTAGCCGTCTGCGGTCACCTGGAGCGGTTCGCCGCCTGGGGCGACTTCCTTATGGAGGGCGGCGTTCGAGCTGTTCAAGCCAAACGAACCGGAATGGTTGCTGCTTGCGGTGAAACGGACGCTTTCCTGTGCGGAACCCATCTTGATTCGGGCGATGTATTGCCCCTGGGCGTCTGTGGCGGCATTCAGGTTGATGGAGCCGTTCCCTTGCAGTGTCTTGTTGAAAACCTGGTTTCCCATCATGTCAAAGACCTTGACCTGGATGGGGGCGTTTCCCTGCGAAAAACTGAGAATACCGTTGTTCAGGCTAAAGCTTCCTGCACGTTTCGCCATGCGAAGAGCCATTCCCTCTTCATCTTCGTGAATGGTGAATTTACCTTCGTTATCGGTCGTTGCGGACTGGTTCAGGTTCAAGAGAGCCACCTTGGCGCCCTCGACAATCTGTCCTTCACCGTTCTTGACGGTTCCGGTCAACGTATATGCAGATGCGGTGCCGCAGAATGCAGCGAAAACGGCTGTAGAAAACAGCGCAGATATATGGTTTCCCATGCTTACTCCTTTAATGCCCAATACACTAGCTAAAAAATATATTCATTATGGACAAGTTGGATGTAAAATAAAATTAGGCTATTGACAATCTGTCCATAAGATTTTATTTACACAAAAGGACTCCAAATGGAGTCCTTTCGAGGTAGGAGTATGACGGAGAACTAAAATATTTACACGTTTTTGGCGTATTTCGGGGGCTTTTTTGGGGCGTTTTTTCCCCATTTTTGCACCTTATTCGACGGTCAATTTGCGTGCTGCGGCCTGCTGCTTTTTGCTGAGTGCGAATGAAAGTACGCCGTTTTCCAGGCTGACCTTGATGTTTTCGGTGTCAATGTCGTCGGCAAGGCGGAAGCTCCTTTCGTAGGTGAACTTGCTTTCCTTGCGGGCACGGGTCGCCTTCACGGTGATGATGTTCTTTTCGACCTGAACATCCAAGTCTTCCTTTTTCACGCCCGGGAGCTCGACTTCGAGCATAAAGCCGTTATCGACTTCGTAGTAGTCGGCCTTGGGGGTGTAGCAGCATTCGTTCTGGGCGTTTACTGCGTTCAAGTTGTCAAGGAAGTTCTGGATGCCGTAGAAAGTGTTCGGGATAAACTGTGTCATAATTTTAACCTCTTTGGTTGTGGGCCCTTGCTTTGGCGGTTTGCCTTGGCGAGGCGCCCTGTTTTTGTCTTCACACCCCTATAAGCAAATGCCGTGCCAACTTTTGCGCAAGGGGCGAAAAACTGCAGTTTCTCATACCTGCCACCGAGCTGGCATCTCCTTTTCGACTAGATAAAATGTTTTGTTATCCAAAAAGAAACGCCCCCTGTTTCAGGCGTGAAACAGGGGGCGTTTAAGCGTTAAACGAAAGGTGATTGGCGGTCGAAAAAGTCTTTTTTTTGCCTTATTTCGTCAGGTAGAAGCTTTCCGGGTTGATCGATGTGCCGTCGATGCGGATTTCGTAGTGCAACCCGAGGCTAGACTGGGTGCCGCTTTCGCCGATAAGCGCGATAGGCTGTCCTCGGCGGACGCTTTGCCCCTGGCTTACAAGGGATTCTCCCAGGTGTGCGTAGAAAGTGCGTACGTCGTGTCCGTGGTCCACCTTAATGGAAAGCCCGAATCCACGGTGCTTGCGAACCTCGATCACGGAACCTGCGCCGGTGGCGTATACGGTGTCGCCTTCTGCCGCCACGTAGTCAATTCCACGGTGCGGAAGTTCGCTGTCGGTGAAGGGGTCGTAGACGATTTCGAATCTCTTCTTGATAGCGGGGCTGTTTTTCATGGGGTGCAGCACGGGAATCTTCTCGGCGAGTACGGAGTCGCGTTCGAGGGCGGCGAGGAGTTTCTTGAACGAGGCTTCCACTTCGTTTACGCTCTTGCGCTTCTGGAGCAGCGAATCGTCTATTGCCGAACCGTCGAGTACGAATCCAAGTCCCCCTACCTTCAGGGTGCTATCGCGCAAAAGGCGCGTTTCTTCTGCCCGCAAAATAGAGGAGTCCACCGAGGCGCGGATTTCCTTCAGCTCCTTTTTGATGGCGGCATTCTGCTTGTAGACGTTCGTGACGTTTCCGCTTGTTACGTTGTCTAAAATCTGGACCGGGGAAAACAGGATAAACCCGAAAATGGCGGCAACTACGGCGAGTACGGCGATAACCGCTCCCAGAAACGAGAAACGGTAGCTCTTGCCCGAGGCGGTCTTGCTCGGGAATACATGGACCTCAAGCTTCTTCACTTTCGGACCTGGGGTTGTCTATGCGCTTGCGGAGGGATTCTATGACGCGCTTTTCTTCTTCGATCGCGCCCAGGAGTTCCACCACGGACGGGTCGTCCTTGATGGTTGCAAGGAGGTCGTCACGGACTGCCCCGTGCAGCTTTTGCCCGAGTGCCATGAAACGTTTTTTGAGCTTGGATTCCTCGTTTGCAAGCTCGACACGCAAAAGGGCCGTCGATGCCAAATTCAGGGCGGTGTTTTTTATCTTATTTAGTGTTTTTTCTGCCATGTCCTTTTTCCTTTTGTCCGTAAAAAAATTAGTTTTTTATGCGTATAAAAATGGAGAATTCTTATGAGCCGTAGCGATCGCAGACGCGCAAAACAGAATGCAAAGCAATTTACACCCAAAAAGGCCAATGCGCTGGACCCGAAAATTATCGCTGTCCTTGCCGCTATCGCCGTTATCTTCTTTGTTGGAACCATGCTTATCCAGAGAGGCGCATAAATGAAGTTCAGTATCAAGAAATCCGTATTGCAGGATGCGCTGCAGATTGCTATCAGCGCTATCCCCAATAAGTCCACCCTGCAAATCCTCAACGACTACTCGCTGCGCCTCGAAGGAAACTTCCTCGAAATTTGTGCAACCGACTTGAACTTGGGTGTGAGGATTAAGCTCGAAGTCATGGGTGAACGTGACGGTGAAGCCTTGATTAACGCCCGCAAGTTCTCCGACCTCATCAAGGCGCTCGTCGAACCGAGCATCGACGTCGTCAGCGTGGACGTTCAGGACCACCTCACCCGCATCAAGTGGAGCGAACGCGGTCAGGCCTCTATCACGAGCTTTGACGCTAGCGACTTCCCGCCGTTCCCCGAAGTCGAAGGCAGCTCCCTTACGCTTGCCGCAAGCGAACTTGCATTCCTGGTCGAAAAGACCGCATTCGCCGTCTCTACCGACAATACTCGTCAGAACCTGAACGGCGTGTTCATGGAAGCGAAGGACGGCAAGATTTCCATGGTCGCTACCGACGGTCACCGTATGGGCCGTGCAAGCATCGACCAGGAAGGCGCGAACCTCGAGTCCGGCGTGATTATCCTCCCGAAGGTGATGCAGCTGGTGCTCCGCCTCGCGAAGAACGAAGATTCCGTCGAAATCTGCACCACCGAAACGCACGTGCTCTTCCGCATCGGCGCAACACAGATTATCTCGAAGCTTATCGAAGGCCCGTACCCGAACTACCGTGCCGTGATTCCGCAGAATTTTGAACGTACCGTGCAGGCGAATGCGACCGAACTTCTGAACAAGGTTCACTGCATTCTGCCGATGGCCAATCCGCGTACCCATCAGATCCGTTTCCAGATGGACGGCAACAACATGGAACTGTCCGCGACCGACCCGGATGTCGGCGGTGAAACCCGCGAAGCCCTCGCCGTGACGCACAATGGCGAAGGTAGCTTCAGCATCGGTTTCGACGGTCGTTACTTCTACGAAATTCTCAACATGTGCAAGAGCGAAGAAGTGGTGCTCAAGATGAACACCCCGATCGGCGCCTGCATCATCGAACCCGTCGGTGAAGACATGGGCTTCAGCTTCCTCCTGATGCCGCTTCGCCTTGCCGACTAAGGATACGTTGAATTACTGACAAATTAAAACGGGGTGTCGCGCAAGCGAACCCCTTTTTAGTAAGCAGTGATTAGTGGTTAGTAAACAGGAAAATTTCTAACCACTAGCCACCAACCACTAGTCACTTCTCTATGTCCAACGCCATTCGCAAACGCATCAGCAAAAAAATCACCAAGGCACTCCACGACTTCAACCTGATTGAAGACGGCGACAAGGTGCTGATTGCCGTTTCGGGCGGCAAGGATTCCAGCGTACTCCTGATGGAACTGGCATCCCGTATGGGAAAGTTCCTGCCGAACTGTGAAATCGGGGCCATCCACATCCAGAGCGACTTTGCGGACAAGGCTCCGCGAGAATTCCTGCAGCGCATGGCGGAGCAGTATCCGCAGATTCCGTTCTTCTTCAAGGACGTCGCCGTCGAAGGTCGCCTGAAAGAAGGTCGCAAGCTCAACTGTTACTGGTGCAGTACGCAGCGCCGTACTGAACTCATCAAGTTTGCCCGCGAAAACGGCTACAACAAGATTGCGCTCGGCCACCACATGGACGATATTGTCGAAACGCTCCTGATGAACATGCTCTACAAGGGCGAATTCAGCGGAATGCCTCCGATGGTGCCCTACGAAAAGTATCCGTGCAGCATCATCCGCCCGCTGTGCTACTGCGAAGAGTCCGAAATCATCGAGTACGCCGAAGACGCCGACATCCGCAAGTTCACCTGCACCTGCGAATTCTCGAAGGCGTCGCACCGCAAGTCCATTCGCGAAGAAATCAAGAGCCTCACCAAGGGAAATTCCACCCTCAAGGCGAACCTGTTCGAAAGCATGCGCAACATCCGCATGGACTACCTGCTGTAAAAAACTTGACTTGAGTCCTACAGAAAGCTATTTTTACTTTGCAATTGGATAGTTTCAAACCCAAGGGGAATTTCATGAAACTCGGAACAACATCGCTCCTGTTTTTAGCGTCAATTCTTTTGGTCGGCTGCGCCAGCGGCCCTAAGCCCAAGCTTTTCTTTGACGAAAAAGCGGCTATCAATCAGGAAATCCCTTTCACCATTACTGCCGAAAACGACAATGGGGCCACTATGGGAGAACTCCAGGTGCGCCTGCAGAAATCGGGTTTCAGGTTGCTCTCCAAGGTTGCGCTCAAGAATACGACGACACTGAACAAGGAAAGCCGTTTCACCGAAATCAACAGCCTGGATTCGGATACTACCCTGAAACAGCAGGAATTCCAGCAATACGGTTCCTCTTACCGCATGACGATCAACTATGAGGGCGAACTGGAAGGAAATACGGTTTATTACAGCCACTTCTTTGCAGAGATCGCAGACGACAGAACGGGAACCATCCTGATGACGATTCAGTATCCTCTTGGAAAATACAAGCAGGACGAACTCCTGGATGACCTTGTGAAGCGCATGCAGCTTTGCGCCAAGGAACACGCCTGCGACGAGGAATCCCAAGCCAAGGCCAATCCTCAAAATAGCGGTGCGGGGGTCTTCCTTGCAATTGTGGCTATCGGTACGGTTGTCGCAATCACTGTTGCTGCTCAATAGAGCCGATAAAAGATTTAGAAAGAAGTGTCAATCGCCAGCTTCGGCCGTTATTTCTTGTCGAGCTTGGCGTTGATCTTTTTCTGGAGTTCCTTCAGCTGCCAGCGTCCCCGTTTGTCTTCGAGGAAGTAATTCGTGCGCACTCCGCGTGAAAGTCCGCGGTCGATAAGGTTGAGTGCGTCGGCGTAGCGTTTCTGGTCGAACCGGAGTTCAGCCATAAAATAATAGTTGTAAATGTCCTTGGGATCCCTTTGCAGGGCCATGTTCAGGTACTTGTCGGCCAGTTTCTTGTCGGGCCACGAAAGTATCAGCGGCACGTAAGGCAGCACGAAATGGGCGCGTCCCAGCACCTGGTAGTCCTCGGCGGCGGTTGC
It includes:
- a CDS encoding Hsp20/alpha crystallin family protein codes for the protein MTQFIPNTFYGIQNFLDNLNAVNAQNECCYTPKADYYEVDNGFMLEVELPGVKKEDLDVQVEKNIITVKATRARKESKFTYERSFRLADDIDTENIKVSLENGVLSFALSKKQQAAARKLTVE
- a CDS encoding M23 family metallopeptidase, which codes for MKKLEVHVFPSKTASGKSYRFSFLGAVIAVLAVVAAIFGFILFSPVQILDNVTSGNVTNVYKQNAAIKKELKEIRASVDSSILRAEETRLLRDSTLKVGGLGFVLDGSAIDDSLLQKRKSVNEVEASFKKLLAALERDSVLAEKIPVLHPMKNSPAIKKRFEIVYDPFTDSELPHRGIDYVAAEGDTVYATGAGSVIEVRKHRGFGLSIKVDHGHDVRTFYAHLGESLVSQGQSVRRGQPIALIGESGTQSSLGLHYEIRIDGTSINPESFYLTK
- the dnaN gene encoding DNA polymerase III subunit beta — protein: MKFSIKKSVLQDALQIAISAIPNKSTLQILNDYSLRLEGNFLEICATDLNLGVRIKLEVMGERDGEALINARKFSDLIKALVEPSIDVVSVDVQDHLTRIKWSERGQASITSFDASDFPPFPEVEGSSLTLAASELAFLVEKTAFAVSTDNTRQNLNGVFMEAKDGKISMVATDGHRMGRASIDQEGANLESGVIILPKVMQLVLRLAKNEDSVEICTTETHVLFRIGATQIISKLIEGPYPNYRAVIPQNFERTVQANATELLNKVHCILPMANPRTHQIRFQMDGNNMELSATDPDVGGETREALAVTHNGEGSFSIGFDGRYFYEILNMCKSEEVVLKMNTPIGACIIEPVGEDMGFSFLLMPLRLAD
- a CDS encoding tRNA 2-thiocytidine biosynthesis TtcA family protein; amino-acid sequence: MSNAIRKRISKKITKALHDFNLIEDGDKVLIAVSGGKDSSVLLMELASRMGKFLPNCEIGAIHIQSDFADKAPREFLQRMAEQYPQIPFFFKDVAVEGRLKEGRKLNCYWCSTQRRTELIKFARENGYNKIALGHHMDDIVETLLMNMLYKGEFSGMPPMVPYEKYPCSIIRPLCYCEESEIIEYAEDADIRKFTCTCEFSKASHRKSIREEIKSLTKGNSTLKANLFESMRNIRMDYLL